Proteins from a single region of Kluyveromyces lactis strain NRRL Y-1140 chromosome C complete sequence:
- a CDS encoding amino acid permease (similar to uniprot|P04817 Saccharomyces cerevisiae YEL063C CAN1 Plasma membrane arginine permease requires phosphatidyl ethanolamine (PE) for localization exclusively associated with lipid rafts mutation confers canavanine resistance): MTSIAQQIELEELEALHSNLSQSQSARSGMHVSNSKIDDPLRFSKDNNLTLEAIDDDSSRMFDPEGSIGQAEVKRALKPRHVSMIALGGTIGTGLFISISGPLWNAGPVGSLIAFMLIGTLAYSVTQSLGEMATFIPVTSSFTVFSQRFISPAVGAANGYMYWFSWAITFALELSIVGQIIQYWTDAVPLEAWIAIFWVLLVSFNMFPVKWYGEFEFWVASIKVIAIIGFLIYSLCMVCGAGPEGPIGFRYWRKPGPWGNGIIAKNVNKARFLGWVSSLISAAFTYQGTELVGITAGETKNPRKAVPRAINKVFFRILIFYIGSLFFIGLLVPYNDPKLEGSDNGSYIAQSPFLIAILNCRTPVLPHIFNAVILTTIISAGNSNVYVGSRILFGLSKNNLAPKFFSKTTKHGVPFIAVLITAVFGFLAYLNVSNDAQEVFDWLLNITAIAGFITWLLISISHIRFMQTLKHRGISRDDLPYKAKFMPYAAYYAAFFITVIIIIQGFTAFAPHFNVSDFFAAYISVFLFFIVWAIFQTIYRTKLFRTLDEVDIDSDRRDIDVIIWEEEEPKNLWEKFWAVAA; encoded by the coding sequence ATGACCTCCATTGCCCAACAGATTGAGTTGGAAGAGTTAGAAGCTCTACACTCAAACCTTTCTCAGTCACAAAGCGCTAGAAGTGGAATGCAtgtttcaaattccaaaatcGATGATCCGCTAAGGTTTTCTAAAGATAATAATTTGACATTAGAAGCCATCGATGACGACTCATCTCGCATGTTTGACCCGGAGGGCTCGATAGGCCAAGCTGAAGTGAAGAGAGCCCTTAAACCAAGACACGTCTCTATGATTGCTCTTGGAGGGACAATTGGTACTGGTTTGTTTATTAGTATCTCAGGACCGTTATGGAACGCTGGACCTGTTGGCTCTTTAATTGCATTTATGTTAATCGGTACTTTAGCATATTCAGTGACGCAATCTTTAGGTGAAATGGCTACATTCATTCCAGTCACTTCCTCATTCACAGTCTTTTCACAAAGATTCATTTCCCCAGCGGTCGGTGCAGCAAATGGTTACATGTACTGGTTTTCATGGGCCATTACCTTTGCACTAGAACTATCAATTGTAGGCCAAATTATTCAATACTGGACCGATGCCGTCCCATTGGAGGCATGGATCGCTATATTTTGGGTATTATTGGTATCCTTCAATATGTTCCCTGTTAAATGGTACGGTGAGTTTGAGTTTTGGGTTGCCTCCATCAAAGTCATTGCTATCATTGGATTCTTAATCTATTCTCTATGTATGGTTTGCGGTGCTGGTCCAGAGGGGCCAATAGGTTTCCGTTATTGGAGAAAGCCCGGCCCTTGGGGTAACGGTATAATCGCTAAAAATGTTAACAAGGCCAGATTCTTAGGTTGGGTGTCCTCGCTAATCAGTGCTGCATTTACTTACCAAGGAACTGAATTGGTCGGTATCACTGCAGGTGAAACTaaaaatccaagaaaagCTGTTCCAAGAGCCATCAATAAAGTCTTTTTCAGAATATTGATCTTCTATATTGgatctttgttctttattGGACTATTAGTTCCATATAATGATCCTAAATTAGAAGGTTCTGATAATGGTTCTTACATTGCTCAATCTCCATTCTTAATAGCAATTCTAAACTGTAGGACTCCAGTGTTACCACATATTTTCAATGCTGTCATTCTAACAACCATCATATCTGCCGGTAACTCAAATGTGTATGTCGGTTCAAGAATTCTCTTTGGtttatcaaagaataatTTGGCTCCTaaattcttttcgaaaacaACTAAGCACGGTGTGCCATTCATTGCAGTTCTGATCACAGCAGTATTCGGATTCTTGGCCTACTTGAATGTCTCAAATGACGCCCAAGAAGTTTTCGATTGGTTATTGAATATCACTGCTATTGCTGGTTTCATAACATGGTTGTTAATTTCTATTTCGCATATCAGATTCATGCAAACCCTGAAACACCGCGGAATTTCTCGTGATGATTTGCCTTACAAAGCCAAATTTATGCCTTACGCCGCATACTATGctgcatttttcattacAGTGATCATCATTATTCAAGGCTTTACTGCATTCGCTCCACATTTCAATGTGTCAGACTTTTTCGCTGCTTACATCAGTgttttcttattctttaTCGTATGGGCAATTTTCCAAACTATTTACAGAACAAAATTATTCCGTACATTAGACGAGGTAGATATCGACTCAGACAGAAGAGACATAGATGTCATAATTTGGGAGGAAGAGGAACCAAAGAACCTATGGGAAAAGTTCTGGGCTGTCGCCGCTTAA
- the LYP1 gene encoding lysine permease (similar to uniprot|P32487 Saccharomyces cerevisiae YNL268W LYP1 Lysine permease one of three amino acid permeases (Alp1p Can1p Lyp1p) responsible for uptake of cationic amino acids), whose translation MGFPGSKYSSSSNSGIGVTKSIKGMFSTDSGTLSKRSKAGEDSIELSDVQVSSELYDHAESEEGEGDFHETEVKRALKPRHVSMIALGGTIGTGLFVGIAKPLSLSGPVGSLIAYIFMGSVVYFVTQSLGEMATFIPVTSSITVFSKRFLSPAFGVANGYMYWFNWAITYAVELSVLGQIINYWTDAVPLAAWIAIFWVLLTAANFFPVKWYGEFEFCVASIKVIAIVGYLLYALIIVCGGSSQGPIGFRYWRNPGPWGTGTIAKNVNKARFLGWVGSLVNASFTYQGTELVGITAGEASNPRKTVPKAINKVFFRILVFYIGSLFFVGLLVPYNSPQLESNSAVIASSPFVISIQNAGTKVLPDIFNAVVLVTILSAGNSNVYVGSRVLYSLALSGNAPKQFSYVTKQGVPYLGVICTALLGLLAFLATNENANTAFNWLINISTLAGLCAWFFISVAHIRFMQCLKLRGISRDSLPFKAKLMPWGAYYAAFFVGLIVFIQGFTAFAPRFDVSEFFTAYISLILLVVLFILCQLYYRCRFLTKIEDIDIDSDRREIDAIIWEDDEPKNLWEKFWVALA comes from the coding sequence ATGGGGTTTCCAGGAAGCAAGTATAGCTCATCGAGCAACTCAGGTATTGGAGTGACTAAATCAATCAAAGGCATGTTTTCTACAGACTCAGGAACTTTAAGCAAAAGATCCAAAGCCGGTGAAGATAGCATAGAACTATCAGATGTCCAAGTGTCTAGTGAGTTATACGATCACGCGGAAAGCGAGGAAGGGGAAGGGGATTTCCACGAGACAGAAGTCAAAAGAGCATTGAAGCCAAGACATGTGTCTATGATTGCCCTTGGTGGTACTATCGGTACGGGTTTATTTGTCGGAATTGCTAAACCACTTTCTCTTTCAGGGCCAGTCGGTTCTTTGATCGCATATATTTTCATGGGATCAGTAGTGTATTTCGTAACCCAATCGTTGGGTGAAATGGCTACGTTCATTCCAGTCACTTCTTCGATTACAgtattttcaaagagattttTATCTCCAGCTTTTGGAGTAGCTAACGGTTACATGTACTGGTTTAATTGGGCTATCACTTACGCAGTGGAACTTTCTGTTTTGGGTCAAATTATCAATTATTGGACCGATGCGGTACCATTGGCAGCATGGATTGCCATCTTTTGGGTTTTACTCACTGCTGCAAACTTTTTCCCAGTTAAATGGTACggtgaatttgaattttgtGTCGCTTCCATCAAAGTCATTGCCATTGTTGGCTACCTACTTTACGCTCTGATCATCGTATGCGGTGGTTCCTCTCAAGGCCCTATTGGGTTCCGTTATTGGAGAAATCCTGGCCCATGGGGTACCGGTACCATTGCTAAAAATGTCAATAAAGCCAGATTTTTGGGATGGGTTGGTTCCTTGGTCAATGCTTCTTTCACCTATCAAGGCACAGAATTAGTCGGTATCACAGCCGGTGAAGCTTCAAACCCAAGAAAAACTGTACCAAAAGCTATTAACAAGGTGTTTTTCAGGATTTTAGTCTTTTACATTggttctttgttctttgtcGGTTTATTAGTTCCATACAACAGCCCTCAATTGGAAAGTAATAGTGCAGTCATTGCATCTTCCCCATTTGTTATTTCCATTCAAAATGCTGGTACTAAGGTACTACCTGACATTTTCAACGCGGTTGTGCTAGTGACGATTCTTTCTGCTGGTAACTCCAATGTGTACGTTGGTTCCAGAGTCCTTTACTCCCTAGCCCTTAGCGGTAATGCCCCAAAACAATTTTCTTACGTTACCAAACAAGGTGTCCCATACTTGGGTGTTATTTGCACTGCTTTGCTAGGTCTATTGGCCTTCTTGGCAACGAACGAAAATGCAAATACAGCTTTCAATTGGTTAATTAATATCTCTACTTTGGCTGGTCTTTGCGCATGGTTCTTCATTTCCGTTGCCCATATCAGATTCATGCAATGTTTGAAGCTTCGGGGTATTTCTCGTGACAGTTTACCTTTCAAGGCTAAATTGATGCCATGGGGTGCTTACTATGCCGCATTTTTTGTTGGTCTTATTGTTTTCATCCAAGGTTTCACAGCTTTTGCACCAAGATTTGACGTATCGGAATTCTTCACTGCATACATTTCTTTAATCTTGCTTGTGGTATTGTTCATTCTTTGCCAACTGTACTATAGATGCAGATTTTTAACCAAGATAGAGGATATTGATATCGACTCAGATAGAAGAGAAATAGATGCCATCATCTGGGAAGATGATGAGCCAAAGAATTTATGGGAAAAATTTTGGGTTGCCCTAGCATAA